ATGAAATAAAAAAAGGTTATAAAACTATTATCATTATAGAAGGAATGCTAATGTATTTAAAAGAAGAAGAGGTAAAGCAACTTTTACGAATTATAAAAAACAATTTTAATGACGTCATATTACTGGCAGAACTTATGCCAGCTATTTCATCAAAAAGCAGCAAATTTCATGATACAGTCAAAAATACAGATGCAACATTTAAATGGGGTGTTAAATCGGGAAAAGAAGTCGAAAAACTCTGTGATGGTCTGAAACTTGTTTATGAAGAGAGTTTTAATTGTGAAATGAAAAAACACTCCTTCAGAGGCAAACTGTTTGCTTTCATTCCCATCATTCGAAATTTTAATGATCGTCTTGCTGTTTTTACATTGAATAAATTTTAAATGGTATTTTAGTAACTATTAGTGTACATTTATGACTGTTATTGTGTTGCCTACCTTCTTTTTAAATACAATGGTATTTTCTGCCGAAAGTTTGTCAGGGAGTGGCAATAGCTGTGAATGTTTTTCATTAAATAATGATAAGTTTTATCCTAAAGCTGCCACCCCTTTGATTTAAGAATTTCTGGATGTCTAAAAATATTCATATAAATTTATTTTAAAGACATGTATTACATGCGTTTTTTGCCATTTGTTCTATGCAGTTCAAGAAAATTTTTTGTGATTCCACTGGAATACCTGTCATGATTTGTTTATTCCAATCTGCAATTGCAGATTGAATTTCAGGAACAAGAGCCAATGCTTTTGGAGTTAAATAGACCTTATTGACTCTTTTATCAGTCACATCTTCCTCGCGTCTTACATAATCTTCCTGTTCTAGTTTTTTTATTGCTCTTGCGATGGAACCTTTATCCACTTTCAACAAATCCGAGATTTGTTCTTGGCTAATTCCATCATTTTTGTAAATCGATAAAATCAGTAGAGAAGAACCACTTGCTCCACCATATGCCTCCAACTTTTTATTCATATAGTTTTTACGGTAACGGTATAGTATAGATATCCAAAGATTTAAGAAATTTTGGTTACGTGTCATTTTAATTCTCCTCTCTTACAGGTATCATGATTCGTCATGCACATACTGCTTGCCGCGCATGTAGGATGCAACTGCAGCAATGGCAGACATAGCAGCCGAAATATAAAATGCAAGGCGTAAACTCGACATTACCGCAGGTGCTATAGTTAATGGAAAAAAATGATTACCCAAAATAATTGTTTTAGTAGCACTTGGAATGGTAGAAAGAGTCTGTTGATCAATGAGCGCTCCCATTGGATTATATCCTAGAAATGCTGCAAACAAAGCTGATGTAGGAGGCATATTGGAAATCTGCTGTGCCATTGTGGATGGAACGCCAACATTAATCAATCCACTGTATAAAATAGAGGGTAAGTTATGTGCAAGTCCAAGGATAATAATTGCAAAATAAAGTGTCATACTTAAAGCCATTCCAGTATTCTGAAAGGTTGATCTCATTCCCGAGGTAGCTCCTCTTTGAGAAGCAGGAACGGAATTCATGATTGCAGTGGTATTTGGTGCGGCAAACATGCCCATACCACAGCCTAGGATTAACAAAATTACAATAAAAATGTTGTATCCAAAATTAGCTGGTAAAAGCGTCAAAAGGATAAAACCAAGAACTGAAAATAACATCCCGCCTGTGGCAAAAAATCGAGCACCATATTGATCTGA
This genomic interval from Clostridium kluyveri contains the following:
- a CDS encoding MarR family winged helix-turn-helix transcriptional regulator, with the protein product MTRNQNFLNLWISILYRYRKNYMNKKLEAYGGASGSSLLILSIYKNDGISQEQISDLLKVDKGSIARAIKKLEQEDYVRREEDVTDKRVNKVYLTPKALALVPEIQSAIADWNKQIMTGIPVESQKIFLNCIEQMAKNACNTCL